In one window of Drosophila mauritiana strain mau12 chromosome X, ASM438214v1, whole genome shotgun sequence DNA:
- the LOC117146500 gene encoding uncharacterized protein LOC117146500 — MNPDQPMSMQNGAPPPPPSQLTAHTIAASSVTAAPPTGSMAAPTALHYGSGMGGGIPPTSSAGGTAGNYVSIGILPSMSPAQLPPLLLPAPPPATTTFKTTPLLPMPTLEDIEVANQTGGQSGQVVVSLAQTSMAPPGILKYPTAGGYVSDMMAPPPSLPLSMSLPHPPLTSIAGSTGGSNNSKISGSNMSGSNSNCGTLKSNAKLLPLQLMATPPSRKEPLTPAHPQAASIQAQAQVQHQLQQQHQQQQQQQQQQQRQRKRQGWCSCFSSGPGGGPAGGGVGAGETGKTPPGYGSKEKKKSRKATSQTVWSALLTNLGICMLLLAYTLLGSFIFLTIENEDSALLHQQHTLASTKRNLAGLGIGAAGIGSSIYQQQQQRTPHQQQQQQHQAVQGRHADNDTMAAAAAAVAAQGMLPGSASAGGLNPFGQPASSGDFVYGLDGMEATDLEAGGMPQFALSPDTYDVRQRTIENIWDITVSLNILYKENWTKLAALEIAKFQDQLIKRLNEDVMLQLSHDDVANAPSSSSSSSSSSSSSGASGVPGSNNPATEAVLLHTHYHHHRAGGVGGVAVGGGPPHEWNFAKAFLYSLTVLTTIGYGNVAPRTTLGRIVTLAYAFFGIPLTLVYLSSTGSILARVAREVFSKALCCCLCSNCGYCCYDEKRMAEKERRMRRKRQQEELRKQQAVMQEPYYVRDVFHATPEKDAGAGAPPPNAGGPGGSVGGLGDIDSLSASESRGSMHGLSILAPILLCFSMMIIYIVFGAAVLYRLENWPILDGIYFCFMSLSTIGFGDMLPGLRRESNATTWFCSVYIMSGMTLTAMCFNVIHEEIVHRIRIVVEFKKTSAANSGGGLIGGGSVSGGAGGAGGSMMDVAHEEGSQYYVPAS, encoded by the exons ATGAACCCGGATCAACCGATGTCAATGCAAAACGGGGCGCCGCCTCCGCCCCCCTCGCAGCTGACCGCCCACACAATCGCCGCGTCCTCCGTCACCGCTGCCCCGCCCACCGGCTCCATGGCCGCCCCCACAGCCCTGCACTACGGCAGCGGAATGGGTGGGGGCATTCCGCCCACTTCGTCCGCCGGCGGCACGGCCGGCAACTATGTGTCCATCGGCATCCTGCCCAGCATGTCGCCCGCCCAGCTGCCCCCGCTCCTCCTGCCCGCTCCGCCGCCAGCGACGACGACCTTCAAGACCACGCCCCTGCTGCCCATGCCCACGCTCGAGGACATTGAGGTGGCCAACCAGACGGGCGGCCAGAGCGGTCAA GTGGTCGTGTCCTTGGCCCAAACTTCGATGGCGCCGCCGGGCATTTTGAAGTACCCCACGGCGGGTGGCTATGTGAGCGACATGATGGCACCGCCGCCCAGCCTGCCGCTCTCCATGTCGCTGCCCCATCCGCCGCTGACCTCCATTGCTGGCAGCAccggcggcagcaacaacagcaaaatcagcggcagcaacatgagcggcagcaacagcaattgcGGCACGCTCAAAAGCAATGCGAAACTGTTGCCGCTCCAACTgatggccacgccccccagcCGCAAGGAGCCGCTGACACCCGCCCATCCGCAGGCGGCCTCGATTCAGGCCCAGGCGCAGGTGCAGcatcagctgcagcagcaacaccagcagcagcagcagcagcaacagcagcagcaacggcagcgcaAGCGTCAGGGCTGGTGCTCCTGTTTCAGTTCGGGGCCAGGTGGTGGCCCCGCCGGCGGTGGTGTTGGTGCGGGTGAGACCGGAAAGACGCCACCCGGATACGGAAGcaaggagaagaagaagagccgCAAGGCCACCTCGCAGACGGTGTGGTCCGCCCTGCTGACAAACCTGGGCATCTGCATGCTGCTGCTCGCCTACACACTTCTGG GCTCCTTCATCTTCCTGACCATCGAGAACGAGGACTCGGCTTTGCTGCATCAGCAGCACACGCTGGCCAGCACCAAGCGCAATTTGGCTGGCCTCGGGATCGGTGCAGCGGGAATCGGGAGTAGTATctatcagcagcagcagcaaaggacaccacatcagcagcagcagcagcagcatcaggcGGTACAGGGACGTCATGCCGACAATGACACGATGGCCGCTGCAGCCGCAGCTGTCGCCGCGCAGGGAATGTTGCCCGGAAGCGCCAGTGCCGGCGGCCTCAATCCATTTGGCCAGCCCGCATCCAGTGGCGACTTTGTTTACGGCCTGGACGGCATGGAGGCCACCGATCTGGAGGCGGGCGGAATGCCCCAGTTCGCCCTCTCGCCGGACACCTACGATGTGCGACAGCGGACCATCGAGAATATCTGGGACATCACCGTCTCGCTCAACATTCTCTACAAGGAGAACTGGACAAA ATTAGCCGCACTTGAAATAGCCAAGTTTCAAGACCAATTAATCAAGAGACTGAACGAGGATGTTATGCTGCAATTATCGCACGACGATGTGGCCAACgccccctcctcctcctcgtcgtcatcgtcgtcgtcgtcctcgtcgGGCGCCTCTGGTGTTCCGGGTAGCAACAATCCGGCCACGGAAGCCGTGCTCCTTCACACACACTATCACCATCATCGTGCCGGAGGcgttgggggcgtggcagtgggcGGAGGGCCGCCGCATGAGTGGAATTTTGCCAAAGCGTTTTTGTATTCGCTGACCGTTTTGACCACAATTG GCTATGGAAACGTGGCGCCGCGAACGACGCTCGGAAGGATCGTGACCCTGGCGTACGCCTTCTTTGGCATCCCATTGACCCTGGTCTACCTGAGCAGTACGGGCAGCATTTTGGCCAGAGTGGCCCGCGAGGTCTTCTCGAAGGCCCTGTGCTGTTGTCTCTGCTCGAATTGTGGCTATTGCTGCTACGACGAGAAGCGGATGGCGGAAAAGGAGCGCCGGATGCGGCGCAAGAGGCAGCAGGAGGAGCTACGCAAGCAGCAGGCGGTCATGCAGGAGCCGTATTACGTGAGGGATGTCTTTCATGCCACGCCCGAAAAGGATGCCGGAGCTGGAGCACCGCCGCCGAATGCCGGCGGTCCGGGTGGATCGGTTGGTGGCTTGGGGGACATCGATTCGCTCAGTGCCAGCGAGTCCAGGGGCTCCATGCACGGCCTGAGTATCTTGGCGCCCATCCTGCTCTGCTTCTCCATGATGATCATCTACATCGTTTTCGGTGCTGCCGTCTTATATCGCCTGGAGAACTGGCCCATTCTGGATGGCATATACTTCTGCTTCATGAGCCTGTCCACCATCGGTTTTGGCGATATGCTGCCGGGACTGCGCCGGGAATCGAACGCCACCACCTGGTTTTGTTCGGTTTACATAATGTCGGGCATGACCCTAACGGCCATGTGCTTCAATGTCATACACGAGGAGATCGTCCATCGCATTCGCATTGTGGTGGAGTTCAAGAAGACGAGTGCCGCTAACTCGGGCGGCGGTTTGATCGGCGGCGGCAGTGTGTCGGGTGGTGCAGGTGGAGCTGGTGGATCGATGATGGACGTGGCGCACGAGGAGGGTAGTCAGTATTATGTGCCGGCGTCTTGA
- the LOC117146504 gene encoding glycine receptor subunit alphaZ1, which produces MDWSLIISILLNCLYAGAAALDEDCPTLDDGDSLSQTQLLDRLTHGCRYDRLERPITYSETGQRLPVDVYMRAYIYFMQNLEAHDLQFKIYALLQMRYLDPRLNFRNVSPKRRQPILGEEHLRNSLWMPHIFLANERDSSILGLTEKDILTSISPDGTVIVSNRIKATLYCWLNLKKFPFDEQHCSTVLESWMYNTSELVLHWEQKRPITYDGALHLTEFVLQRSWSNETVINADLSDLRHGAFAGNYSSLSFTVHLTRVVGFYLMDYFLPSMLIVAISWVSFWLQADQAPPRITLGTSTLLTFITLASAQGKTLPKVSYIKVSEVWFLGCTIFIFGSMVEFAFVNTIWRRKKSVPVKKLNSKHILKSTLSPHLLRRRSHARSRSFSGTALHKTADTGSLGGAGFNNYLTVNLPITTIKEGQVLDQQRTSRGVQKMDVNFVESAFGSMGSAQSTGAISAASSSQTLTNNNRTESAGHQEEIDLSGWTTLTPQEIAMWIDSRARFVFPLSFLVFNLFFWTFVYCI; this is translated from the exons ATGGACTGGTCGCTCATCATATCGATTCTGCTCAACTGCCTCTACGCCGGCGCCGCCGCGCTCGACGAGGATTGCCCCACCTTGGACGATGGAGACAGTTTGTCGCAAACACAGCTGCTGGACCGCTTAACCCATGGCTGCCGCTACGATCGCTTGGAACGACCCATAACTTATTCGGAAACTGGCCAGCGGCTACCGGTGGACGTCTATATGCGCGCCTACATCTACTTCATGCAGAACCTGGAGGCACACGATCTGCAGTTCAAGATCTATGCGCTCCTCCAAATGCGATACCTCGATCCGCGTCTCAACTTTCGCAACGTGAGTCCCAAGCGCAGGCAGCCAATTTTGGGCGAGGAGCACCTGAGGAACTCGCTCTGGATGCCCCACATATTCCTCGCCAATGAGCGCGACTCCAGTATTTTGG GCCTCACGGAGAAGGACATCCTCACTTCGATATCGCCCGATGGCACAGTGATCGTTTCGAATCGCATCAAGGCGACACTCTATTGCTGGCTCAATCTCAAGAAGTTCCCATTCGACGAGCAGCACTGCTCGACGGTGCTGGAGAGTTGGATGTACAATACGTCGGAACTGGTGCTCCACTGGGAGCAGAAGCGTCCGATAACCTACGATGGGGCACTGCATCTCACCGAGTTTGTGCTGCAGCGTTCGTGGTCGAACGAGACGGTGATCAATGCCGATTTGAGTGACCTGCGGCACGGAGCCTTTGCCGGCAACTACAGCTCCCTCAGCTTCACGGTTCATCTGACGCGAGTGGTTGGCTTTTACCTGATGGACTACTTTCTGCCCTCCATGCTGATCGTGGCCATATCCTGGGTATCGTTCTGGCTGCAGGCGGATCAAGCGCCGCCGCGCATTACGCTGGGCACCAGCACCCTGCTGACATTCATTACCCTGGCGTCGGCACAGGGAAAGACCCTGCCAAAGGTTAGCTACATCAAGGTGTCTGAGGTGTGGTTCCTGGGCTGCACCATCTTTATATTTGGCAGCATGGTGGAGTTCGCCTTTGTCAACACGATTTGGCGTCGTAAGAAGAGTGTGCCCGTCAAGAAACTGAACAGCAAACACATCCTGAAGTCAACTCTATCGCCGCATCTGCTCAGACGACGCAGTCACGCCAGATCCAGATCCTTTTCGGGCACGGCTTTGCATAAGACAGCGGATACTGGCTCGCTGGGCGGTGCCGGTTTCAACAATTACCTAACCGTCAATCTGCCCATCACCACAATTAAGGAGGGCCAAGTTCTGGATCAGCAGAGGACCAGCCGCGGCGTCCAAAAGATGGATGTTAACTTTGTGGAGAGTGCCTTTGGATCCATGGGCTCTGCCCAGTCCACTGGAGCGATCAGTGCTGCCAGCAGCAGCCAAACTTTGACCAACAATAACCGAACGGAGAGTGCGGGGCACCAGGAGGAGATCGATCTGAGTGGCTGGACCACGCTAACGCCCCAGGAAATAGCCATGTGGATTGATAGTCGAGCCAGATTCGTTTTTCCGCTCTCCTTTCTCGTCTTTAATCTGTTTTTCTGGACATTTGTCTActgtatttaa
- the LOC117146508 gene encoding uncharacterized protein LOC117146508 yields the protein WIFPLADTPTSLVLKDYVNHELVPILTMDPNGARLAPTPAPAYTPANTSTGMPGSGEVTTPGNSCIAHGSDPGLGYSSLSSPLLDVLNTPTGANASGVYTLAEETELELQETQVDRERI from the coding sequence TGGATATTTCCTCTTGCAGACACACCCACATCGCTGGTGCTGAAGGACTACGTAAACCACGAGCTGGTGCCCATCCTAACAATGGACCCCAATGGCGCCCGCCTGGCACCCACCCCCGCCCCCGCCTACACGCCCGCCAACACTTCGACGGGAATGCCCGGTTCCGGCGAAGTGACCACTCCCGGCAACAGCTGCATTGCCCACGGCAGCGACCCGGGCCTGGGCTACTCCTCGCTGAGCAGTCCGCTCCTCGACGTCCTGAACACGCCAACGGGAGCGAATGCCTCCGGGGTCTACACGCTCGCTGAGGAAACGGAACTGGAGCTGCAGGAGACGCAGGTGGACAGGGAGCGCATCTAA